AAACTATTATTCGACGAAGGTATTTTAAGagtgcttttttttttaatgttttcaaGTAGCATAAGAAATTAAATTGGAAATGTAAAGAGAAAGAATCACTTCCCCGCTTTTCTAACGGCACTTTGATCATCTAAAGTTTAAGAAAATGGAATTCTAGGGAGCACTTCATATACAGATGAAGAATGGGATGTTGGATTTAAGACTGATGTAGGttggaaaattacatgttttgaaAAAAGAAATATGCATATTTATGTATCATTAATTGAAAAAACGCATGTTGGATCTGGATCTGGATGTTGATGAATGATTAAGCTACTGATTCATTCGTCAACTATTTATATGCGATAAGAAGAATACAATAAATGTGAAAAAGGAAAGAAGGGCGACTTAAAGCTGAGTATTCAAGTAACATTTTTCCTTGTATTGATATTGGGAAACTCTGTAACATATTGAGGCATTCAGATTTCTGGATGAGGATAGAATCAATTTTTATATGTAGCTGCATTAGAAAGAAATAGAATCACAAAACTTGATCAAGGGTGCAGATATACGGTAGATGTTTATATAAACCATAATGAAGCGAAAATGGGTTCGGATGGTTATTATGCAACTCCCCGTCATATGTACCTAAGTGACATCTGCtaaaattcttcttttctttaactGGGAAATAATTTCGTTAACATCAGCTTTATTTGTCTTGGTATAGTTTCTCCTGTTGTAACCTTCGACGATCAATATCTATTTCTAGATGCCTAATCGGTAACTTGTGTGCTAGATATGGAGCTTTACCATGAAGTCAGCTTGTTGCAAGCATGAAATAGTGATACAGACGGACCCAAAGAACTGTGAATATGTCATAATCAGTGGGGCTCAACGCAAGACGGAGGATTATGATATAGAGGATGCGGAGACATTTGCCCTTCCAGCCGACGAAGTTatgtgcttctttttttttttttcttcattctaCCTGGCTAGTACAACAGTGTCGGTCAGTAGGTTTCGCATCTAATTTTTTTCCATTACAGAGTTCTTGTATCTCATTGAATGGCATTGTTGCAGAAAGAGGCAAGCTGGCTGATCCCTTTTACCGTCTCGAACATCAAGAAGAAGATctgagaaagaagaaggaagtCGAGCCGTTGCTGGTTCGTCTTGAGAGAGTCTCAGACAGTCGGCATGCTGACGATTATAGCCTAAACAGAGCCCTTCGAGCTCGTCTTAGAGTGGGTTATCTTCGAATCCAttggttttttttattctttggcTTTCTGGACATCATCAAGAGTTGCCACTGGTAGTTACGCTGTACCATGTCTTGATCTCAGAACCAAAAGAGAAGGGTCGAGGAAGAAGAGGGGGTATCGAGGAGGATGGGCCTTGGCATCCGTCTTCTCCCCCCCTCAGAAGAAGATGCAGCAGTAACGGCTGCGGTTAGATTTGCCTCGAAATTTGATAGGAACAGAAAGAACAAGCGGGCAGCAATTATGGCTTCCTCCATCTTTCCAGACTCATCGGCATCTGCATCGGGAAGTAAAAGATCAGAGCTGGaatcaaagagaagaaaaataaaagcaaCCGCAGCATCTGCATCATTGGCCGGAAGAGTCAAGCCTTTGTTGTGGCAACACAGCGCAGGGTTCGTAAAGCACTAACACAGAAAGGATGCCAATGGTTTGGTAGAAGATTGCAGTTACCCACGTACATAAAGTATTTTGGCCATTCGCGCTTGGCAGTGGTATGTGAGAACATACGGAATGCATGCTTTGTTTTCTCAACCTCCATCTGCCTGTCGTAATGACCTGCAAACACCAAGGAGGTATCTTTTTTGAGTTGTACAAACAGATTGATCTTTTTTGGTTTTTGGGGTCATATGGAACAAGGTTTGGGCTTCAACAATGAAAATAACTGTTTCACATGCCACATCACTCAGCAATGCAAAACTTTCCTATCCAATTGTTTAAACACAAAATGATACAGCAGATTATTTGGAAACAAACTTTGAACGATCATTTCATGCCATATTAAAAACAAATAATATGATGAGctggaaaaatgaaaaagaaaaacatcTGCACATCTACGGCAAATTaaacgaatgaatgaaatgaataCGAGAAAATATTGCGAGGACCCCCTTAAGATGCACACTTTATAGTTAAGAGGGGCAGCAGTCCATCCTGAATGTATTGCCTTTGAGTAGAGCGACGAATTGCGATAAAGTATCTCGAGAGTACCACTTCACTTTCCATTTACGAGGCTTTGAGGTATCAGACATGACATCGACAATTGTCAAGCTCAAGCTTCCATTCCCACCAAACTCGATGACCTGAGAGAGGCAGACATCAACATTTGTCATAAATGTACTGGAAAGACCCTCCAGATTTCAACAATCTATAAACTACTATCATCCTGAGAAAACATGGTGCTTTACATAATTCGTATTTAGTTACAGCATGATAATTTGCTGATAGTTGCATGAATGCATCTGTCACTAGAATCTTCAATCAGATGTCCATGTGGTTTACTTGTATGCGTACACAAATAATTCTAAATATAGTgagaaaacatataaaaaaacaCATAATCAAATTATCTAAAATGGACTTCTTTGGTCATCAAGCtcttgagaaaaaagaaaaaaaatactagtCGAGCAAAGAGCAACAAAAGCTCTATTACAACACCACAACATCTAATAATGTTCTCTAATATCTTCCTCAATTCACcattacaaaaaaaaatctatattgtTTTGCTACAACTTGCTACAGTTCACTGTCTATATTGTTGTCGACGAAAATgcaatggagttaactttaagaaaaaaaaatcttcctgAGTTCACATCCACTCGTAATGAATTGACCTATCCGACCCATATAGTTCTTTACCAATATTTGGCATTCACAAACTCAATCAGACACAACAGTAACTTTTAATTTAACCTTGGCTGCTCAGTGATCGTTGgcttgggtcgcagcagctgcagccacacCGACGCCATCGCCTTCCAACCCCcggtgctctcaccccacgcaacgataaaaatagggcagcaactcttcctcctcgtagcgaccgcagcactacccTTGGCATAAGCTTCCTTGGCAGCTTCACGTCGACcatgctgatgcccttgaccagacatcataaacaagaactggggattacatATTTACAGTCTTACACAATGGCTATCGATAACTCGCATAAATGGAAGTATtggaaatcaaaattgagaaccaaCTACaataaacacttaatgatttcaaaaagagtctATCGgaaagcctcagcaaatttcaacaagatgatgACAGTAGCCCGGTCCGGTCCGATCCGGTTCGGTTCGATCTAGCCTACGGCTCTATGACAGTAGCCCGGTGGGAATGTATGCGTGCCTATATATATACCCATATTCTTACCCCAACCTGCCTTCTTTCCCCGCCTTTGCTGACGTACTTATTTGTCGTTCTCGAAACCCTTTGTCTCGTCGTAGAAGCGTCCCCTTCGTCTCCCAACCTCCGATACCCCTGCGGCTGGAATCGGACCTCCCCTCCCTCCAGATTCGCTGCCGTCTGACTGCTTCCCGTTAGAATCGCGGTCGTCAACTCAGATGCGCCCTGATTAGGGCTAAGCCGGCAGATTAGTACACGAGGCTCCGCCTCATTAGGAAGTCGAGGAGGTCAATAGCGCCCGCGCCCGAAGGTACCCAATTTTAATCTTCAAATACTCTTCTTCCAAGAACAGTATTAGTGCCGTGATTTGCTTTTATTTGTATTATTTGGGGAACCCTTGTTTTTTTGGATTCAACATGAATGCAAGAGTCGGTTTAATATTTAAGATCTCAATTGGGATTTAGTGGATATCCTATAATTAAGATAGGGAGAATATGTTTATGAGCATATTACCATGAATTTGGAAGCAGCGAGTACTGCATTCTACATTTGCGTGCAACACATTAGGATGGAAAACAATTGTACATGATCATTCTTGAATGTAGTCTGCATCAGTATCTTaagatgaaaccaattgaaaACCTTACATTTTACTGATATCTacggacacacacacacacacgtatgACACACATGATCCTACCATCAGTTATCACCGACATATTGGGTAAATTTGGTAATAAAATGTGTCTGAGATGAAGATTCTCTTGCATCTTGCATCTCCTGAGCTATGTTCAACAATGTCCTTAGTTAGGGTCATAGCAGTACTGGTTGATCTCAAATTTGTGAGAaatgctcgatgcatgaagtaaatTGATAGACAGGAATTTATGGTAGTCTACACTTTATCTCACTTCTCCAATTAATCATGATATACACCAGGAAAAAGAATAAAGCACAGTCTTTCATTCATCTGGGTAGTGTTCAAGACTATAATGAGACCCAAATTTCAATGTGTTGCTCCACTAAGTTTATAAATGTTTGTCAACTCCACAACTTTTATatggtttttctttcttttaaactGTCGAATATTACAAACTAGTTGATTTGGTTTCACTCAATTACATAAGCTGTTCAAGTTGATCGGTTCCCTATATACATACTGGTTATTGAGAATTCGGAAGTGTGTATTTAATTACTGAGGTGGCATTTGGTTGGCATTAGAATCACAATTCAAATCCGCTAGAATCTGAAATGTAATAGATAAATTGCCTAACATGTTTGATTCCACTATGGTAATTGATCTAATTCTTATTTTTGGTTACTTGTATTCaatatagttttatttttatatagtcTTTTATTAATATTATACTATGTTTTGGATTAGTTCTTGTTTTATATTTGTTTGTGGGAGAAGTGCATTCTGAGGTGGAGGTGTAGCTCATCCATGATTGAGTAGGGAACTAACTTCTCACTGTGGTGCCGTCTGACTAATACAGACGCACATGTTGTCAAGCTTAAGGAAACTTTAAAGAGGTGAAGTAATCGAGTTAGAAGCAAGATCCAGAAGCCAAATCAGCCAATATCAGAACGTAGCATCGTAGATCTATTCCTTTTATGACTGGTGGTACGTCCCCTTCTACCGCAGTACTGAATTAATTGTTCGACTTTAGATGAATCACTTGTCTCTTTAGACAAGTAAATCCTGTGAGATCTGGCATTGTATGTAGCAGAGGAACGATGAATAGGCTCATGGTTATGGAATCTCTGCTCTCTACAGTTCTGTGAAACAGTGAAAAGGCCAACTCTTCAGCTACTGTGCTGTAAGTAATCAAAACAATGGAGGTCACGAGAGTTCCTGACTTTCTACTTGAGATGGCCTGCATTATCTAAGCTTGGTCAAGCGACCAGCTTTTTACTTGCTGATCTTCATCACTTATTCTTGTCATTACAAGCAGATTCGTTTCTTGTCTGATCTTTTAAACCTTGGTAAATGCAGGAGTTGATTACGATCATTTCTCTATTATTAAGTAAATACGTTTGACCAATGCAGAATCTAAGGAGGACAATGCACACCGTTCTACCCCTATAAATGGAGATACTATTTTCATGACTTCAATCTTGGTCGCTCAGGTTATAAGATTTGTCTTTAAACTAAATTGTCTGGTAGTAAAAGTACACAATATTGCTCCCATGATTGATTGGATTGGATTTTAGATGCAGACTTACTCTCTCAGCGTTGCTAAGAACCAAGATGTTTGAGTTAGCCTCATCCAAGGTTGCTCACATTTTAATGGAGGAGACTGTTCTTAGTCTAAACTTCACAGCGACCTTTTGTATCCCTTCATCTAGTAACCTATTTTGCTAACTGCCCAAAAGTGAAGTTACATGATCATGACGAAATTATCATTAATGTGTCCTATCAGAAAAATGAAAGACATTCTAGGGATTATAGATTTGAGGGTTCTAATAGTCTGCTACATATTTTGTTTGAGTTAATATACTGTTTTCTTTTATGACCTATGCTGTTGTCACATGTTTATCCTGTTTGATCTCTTGGACGACTTATTTCTCGTGGTGCTGTTGCTTGATGTTACTTGACATGGCTAAAAGTAGTTCACCATGATTTATCGTCATGCGGATTGGGTCTACCTATTGTCGCACGCTTATGCATGTGAAGGTACGAACTTGTCTGGCCTTTCATTCAGTTAGTCCCCATCTATGTCAATCATTATCCAAATaaaccttttttttccttttttttttagggTTTTTGTGTTTTTGTGTGTGGCTACTGAGCTTGGAGTCGGTAGATTACCAAGTCAAAATTGCGTAAATTAAATGGATATATGTACGGGCAACGCTTTTAAGATGATAATAATTTTTGCATCACAGATATGAAACAGCACACATGTATCTAATTCATATTTATATTGTTTCTTTATCCATGTGCAATTAATGACTTCATCAGTATCATCTCACTCTTTTAGAGTGACCATCA
This DNA window, taken from Musa acuminata AAA Group cultivar baxijiao chromosome BXJ3-7, Cavendish_Baxijiao_AAA, whole genome shotgun sequence, encodes the following:
- the LOC135642308 gene encoding uncharacterized protein LOC135642308, whose product is MSSLAAARADNFYYPPEWEPKKGSLNKFQGQHPLRERARKLDQGILIIRFEMPFNIWCGGCNSMIAKGVRFNAEKKQVGNYYSTKIWSFTMKSACCKHEIVIQTDPKNCEYVIISGAQRKTEDYDIEDAETFALPADEVIGKLADPFYRLEHQEEDLRKKKEVEPLLVRLERVSDSRHADDYSLNRALRARLRNQKRRVEEEEGVSRRMGLGIRLLPPSEEDAAVTAAVRFASKFDRNRKNKRAAIMASSIFPDSSASASGSKRSELESKRRKIKATAASASLAGRVKPLLWQHSAGFVKH